TGGAAATCTGTCAACCCTTCTTTTATATTACCAAGAAAACACACCCTCTTAACATTTAAGTTCGAAGGATATCATTATCTGTACACAAATTTACACTGTTCAGCTGTCGCAGTATCTGTTTATAAGCATGTTAAATAAAAGAAAATGGACACCTGTCACCTGCTCTTCTACTGTCAATCCACGAGGGGGCAGTGTTGCATAATGTACACAAACTAAGGATTATTAATTCCTTTTCATCAAAATGACTCACTAAAGTGGCACTCTTTGGTTAAGTGTTTAACATCTGCAACAATCCAATTACATTTCTGTTTCAGAGACTGTCTTCCCCAGAGAAGGACAACACCACTCGCACCCGGTGAATTGCACTGCAGTTGAGCATCCTAAATTCTTAATTTACCATATGATTTTAGCAATTCTTTTATCTTAAGACACTCAACTTTCTTCATTAAGCTCCATTCTCTTCATATTCCCTCAGTCATATCTACAGTGTAGAAAAATAACtgtacaaatattccaaaacaaaaTCAGCAATATTGTAGAAAGCAACAAAACTTCGTTTAGTAATTTCCTCCATTTCAGATTGTAGATAACGTAAGTGTATTTTGTAAGGCTGTAGCTCGCTTTTCCTCCCAAGCCAAAAAAGCGACTTCACTGTAATTGGGGCTCTAATGATCCATAAGTTTACATCATCAGATCTAAAAATCTGCCTCAAAAACGAGACAAAATTGTCTTTTGTTGTATTCCAGAGCTACTGTATAAATCAGCGTCTTAGTAATATTTGGGTTGAGATTTCAATTAGGAACTAATTAGCCATCCCCAGTGTTGGCGCATCACGAAGACAAAACATCAAGAAAAAATGTAAATGGATCTAACGTTCAAGATTCAACAAGTACGATTTGCTGAAAGCCATTGAATTGACACAGTGTGTTCTCTGTAAAGTACACTGTCACTACATTCTCTCTACGAGTCTGAACCTCTCTACTTCCTTAGCCCTCCAGATCACCATCCTCTAAATATCCCAAGCCTTTAAAGTACAAAAATAGGTTAATAACATTGAGCACCTCCCGTAACAATGGGAGAAATGTCAATATAAATAAAACAGCAACAGATAAAACTATCTCAACACTTCTGAAGTGAACTAAACTTGTTTTAACGCAGTTAGGTAAATTCACTGCACTAAGAAAATCTCATTATTACTTTATAACGTACTCTAAGCCGAGTGATTCCGGCGACCGTAGATCTGCTGAACAACCGTGCATAGCTACAGGGCTGTGGAAAGCCTCAAGAGAAAAGTCTAGGGTCCTTAGCCCTCTCTaactgagagacacacacccCTTCTACAAGAGGGCTCTAATCACCAGACAGTGCTAGCTAGTTGATACAATGCAAAGTACAGCAGGTCTATGGCAGAGTATATACAGGTTAGGCTGAAAGATTAGTTTGACAATCTAAACACTACTTACCTAGAGCACCCTAAAAATGATaaatacagtagtacagtaagTAAATAAATCTGAATGCTCAGAGGGTCTGTTTTAGTGTCAGTACAcaatgaggaggagagaagaaggtgttTCTCTTCCTATCCAGACAGGGAAGGGTTGGTGTGAGGAAGCAGCCTTTTGATGCATCCACTTCACTGTCTAATACCTGTTAAAGAATCATTCATGatggacaacaacaaaaaactccccaccccgTTAACTCAACGTCCGTCTTCAGTCTTTGTCTGCAACAGGCTTCCTCAAAGCATGGGTTTTATTGTGACCCCTGGGAACATCAGTGGAACCCCTAAACCTCCAGCTGTGTTGGTGCTGATGTGTCATTGAGGGAATGAGGGGTGTCCTAAACTCCAAGAAGCACAATGCCTCTCGCCATCCACCTCAGTGGACACTCAGTGCAAGCAAGGCTTTCACAACCCCACTTCTACCCAGCCTGGACTCACTTTCCAATGTTGTTGGCATCGCTCTGGATCACACCATCTTTAAACAACCTTAGATGAGGCTAAACATAAACTCTATAGAAATAGaccaggttaaggaccagatagTGGTTGGCCTGTCTATTTAAAGAGGTCTGGGGTGGGGTTATACTTTAGACAGTAATTGATGGGAAGCGAAAGGGCCACAATCTGCGAGAACAACGTTCCCCAAGATTGCTGTTAGTCTCCCTAACACTCAGGACTAGAGTCCGACTTCTACAGCCCAAcagggaacagagacagagagagaaagagggggtgtgTGTTGGGAGTGAACTGGGTCTGTTTGTAGGGTGACGGTAAGCTGGATCAGCTGGCAGGCCGGAGGCGGGCCATATAGGCCCCACAAGACTGGCAGTAGTGGCGGGAGGGCTCGGTGGGCAGCTGTTGGCACAGGGAACAAAGTGGGGCACTACCGGGGCAATGGGATGAGGCCCTCATTCGAGGTTGGTCAGGCTTCTGGGTGTGctgatggagggggtggaggtcaCGCATGGGCATGGACGGTGGTACCATCCTGTAGTCGGGAGTCCTCCAGTCAACATCCGGAGGTACGTCCAGGCGGAGGGGTTGGGTGGAGGTCTCGTTGGACAGCTGGTGGTAGGCTGGGTGGTGTTGGGGAGGTAGGCGGGTGGGTAGGATTGCGTTGATCCTGCTGGGTTGAGGGGGCTGCCTGTAGCCGTTTATGGTGCCTCTAGGGGGGGCAGAACGGCGGGGGTGGGAGAGGGTGGCGTAACCCGTGTCTGGGTGGCTGTAGTACCCAAGGCCAGGGCCGGGGCTGGGTCCTTCcctgggctgggggagagaggaggacccGGATGGAGGTGCCCTGCGAGGTGCCCGCGGTAGTGTGCCGTAGCTCAGTGCAACACTGTGGTAGTTTTCACGGGAGAAAGCTTCACCCCCGTCAAACACAGCCAGAAACTGGTCTCCCTTCTGGTGATCTCCTGTGGGGGCAGATCATTGTTAGAACACAGCAGAGAACTAGCTATTCCAGTACAGGCACAGTGGGAAACACACTGTACAATCAAAGAGTTCTGTGAATTTGTTCCTGTCAAATGTTCATTCCAAAAGGGTCGTTTTGAGATATTtctattcatattttttttctgTTGAATAAAGTTATGTGAAAATGCATATTTCATCATCTAAACATACTCCATATGTTAGAGAACACTATAGGTagtataatgacaccaagatgttgtctgtatcatgtacgattAACAGATCATTATGTCTCACAGGAGACATGTATCGGTCTAAAAAGGGACTACAATGGCCACCTTCATCATGATTTTCTCAAAGAtggtttgtgatacaaatgtaaagAGTATGTCAAACATCCTTCCACCCAATGAAGTTTCAATGTGAGAATTGACTGAACAATCTAGGATACCCAGAAAGAGATTCTGCTCCCGCTGGCGTTGAATCTAAACCATGCAGTGTGACCAGACATACAGAGAAAACAAAAGGAACAACAGACAGTGAGAGTGTGATGTGATCCACTTCTGATAGGGCCAGGATGGTGCTGTGGTTTGATGACTGGAGGTGGAGGGGGCTGACGGTTACCTGAGCGTCCCAGATAGGGCCCCGAGGGGGGGGGCCGCGCTGCCTGCTGAGGGGGGTGCTGGGACAGTGCTGGGgggctgtagtggtggttgttgtgGACGTATTGGTGTTGGGGTTCGggtggagagaggtgggtggaggagggagggaggtgcagGGAGGACGTGCTAGAGTGACGTGCGGTGACTCGGGGGTCCGCATGCTTTGGCATCCTGGTAACTGGGGGCtcctttttttattattaaagtaaAAAGAATGAGGttcagtttgagagagagagagagagagagagagagagagagagagagagagagagagagagagagagagagagagagagagagagagagagagagagagagagagatccaccaCAAGGTGAGAATACCCAGCAGTTGAGAggcagaaaggagaggagagggaggatgagaggaagacAGATGAGTTAAAAAAACTGGTTGACAAGGGACGGCTGACCCACAAATGAAAACAAAACGAAAACAAGACGGTCAGGATTTCAATGGCAACACAAACCTCACCATCTATTCATATAATGCAACAGTACCATATATAGCGCTGGTCTTTGTTTTTCAACCAAAGTATGTAAGCTGAACACAAGGTTAAAAGTTTAATGGATTACCTGAATGATTTATGAATAATTTATAGATTCCGCCTCTGGCATTTTGCTGAGTGAAGATCCCACCACTAGAGGCTCCAGCGCGGCAGTTACATTATGTGAACACCAGATGGAGGTATGACAGTATGAAACAATCATATCCACTGGGAGGGAGGTGTGATGATGATAAGGTACACTGATGGTAcatgatgatgtaatgatgtgTGCTCGCCAAAGCTAACTCAGGCAGCTCTGAGTGGGAGTGACAGCTGTGGCATTCCCCAGTCAGGAACTGAGGCTTGCGTGTAAGGCTCTGTGCTTGTGTGTATAacgtatgtacagtgtgtgtgtgtgtgtgtgtgtgtgtgtgtgtgtgtgtgtgtgtgtgtgtgtgtgtgtgtgtgtgtgtgtgtggcgtatgcacagtgtgtatgtacgtgtgtgtgcgagtgcatgcgtgcgtgtgtgagtgttagGGCTGagcaatgtgttttttttaaagtcattatgtttttgttttttatttaggTTAAAACActtttataattttttttacattaaatgtATTATGAAAATATGACCATGAAATTGTTTATGGAGATTTGCATTTGAAATTCCAAAGCCAAACATTCCATTGTCtctaacacagaataaaacaatgaataagAGCCCCATGATGgcagtgactgcccattactgcttacCACTTACTAAGAACATTACTTAAATCAACTATATCAGTTGTGATTAGATTCGACGGTTGTCTGGCtgtcaggcagtagcagccagacAGCCATCTAACGTTATCTTTGTGCTCCCCAACGAGTCATACTATTTCGCTAGTTGGCTCGAAAAGGATAGCCGTGATCATTGGGTTGCCACAGCTGCCCATGCTGAagagctgtctgacaaaatcactctTATAGTAGGTTAAGACTGCTCCAACTATCAATCGGGGAGAGCTACCTCGAGTCCCTCTCGTCACTGTGTTGGCTACGTTCCTCTCTGTGTGGGGCAATGGAttctggtcattgtagttaattaccacgttttTCTGCACTGAACTAGGTTAAATATTTGCCTATTGAATCTTCAACTCCCTACGGCGTTCCACAGTTCGTTCTTTATTTGATGTCTCGCGTGCTTGATATAATTTCTCTCCAGAGAAACGGCGCATTCAGCTCACAAAAAAAACGaactacattttatttatttacatgacattttagtcatttagcagacactcttatccagagtgacttcaAGTAATTGAACCACCCTCTGTCAGTTGTTTAATTTGAAAAAAGAAGACATTTCAGTTAATCGCTtagcactagtgtgtgtgtgtgtgtgtgtgtgtgtgtgtgtgtgtgtgactcacaaAGCTGCGGGAGGGGGCGAGGTGTTCAGGTCGTCCCCCTATGACTGTGCCACTCAGACTGCGGGCGATGCGACGGAGGTTCTCAGCACTGTAGTTCTCGTCATCTGCGAGTGATCGCTCACACGACCCAGGCTATAGGGAAACAACAGACACATCGTGTCAAACGCCCtcttgcacacacagacacatgcctgTACAGACACAGGGGCTGACACAGACACATGCCAGTACAGACACAGGGGCTGACACAGACACATGCCAGTACAGACACAGGGGCTGACACAGACACATGCCTGTACAGACACAGGGGCTGACACAGACACATGCCTGTACAGACACAGGGGCTGACACAGACACATGCCTGTACAGACACAGGGGCTGACACAGACACATGCCTGTACAGACACAGGGGCTGACACAGACACATAGTACAGACACAGGGGCTGACACAAACACATGCCTGTACAGACACAGGGGCTGACACAGACACATGCCTGTACAGACACAGGGGCTGACACAAACACATGCCAGTACAGACACAGGGGCTGACACAAACACATGCCTGTACAGACACAGGGGCTGACACAGACACATGCCAGTACAGACACAGGGGCTGACATGACACATGCCTGTACAGACACAGGGGCTGACACAGACACATGCCAGTACAGACACAGGGGCTGACACAAACACATGCCTGTACAGACACAGGGGCTGACACAAACACATGCCAGTACAGACACAGGGGCTGGACACATGCCTGTACAGACACAGGGGCTGACACACACATGCCAGTACAGACACAGGGGCTGACACAAACACATGCCAGTACAGACACAGGGGCTGACACAAACACATGCCAGTACAGACACAGGGGCTGACACAAACACATGCCTGTACAGACACAGGGGCTGACACAAACACATGCCAGTACAGACACAGGGGCTGACACAAACACATGCCTGTACAGACACAGGGGCTGACACAGACACATGCCTGTACAGACACAGGGGCTGACACAGACACATGCCTGTACAGACACAGGGGCTGACACAAACACATGCCTGTACAGACACAGGGGCTGACACAGACACATGCCTGTACAGACACACATGCCTGTACAGACACAGGGGCTGACACAAACACATGCCTGTACAGACACAGGGGCTGACACATGCCTGTACAGACACAGGGGCTGACACAGACACATGCCTGTACAGACACAGGGGCTGACACAGACACATGCCTGTACAGACACAGGGGCTGACACAGACACATGCCTGTACAGACACAGGGGCTGACACAGACACATGCCTGTACAGACACAGGGGCTGACACAAACACATGCCAGTACAGACACAGGGGCTGACACAGACACATGCCTGTACAGACACAGGGGCTGACACAGACACATGCCTGTACAGACACAGGGGCTGACACAGACACATGCCAGTACAGACACAGGGGCTGACACAAACACATGCCTGTACAGACACAGGGGCTGACACAAACACATGCCTGTACAGACACAGGGGCTGACACAAACACATGCCTGTACATACACAGGGGCTGACACAAACACATGCCTGTACAGACACAGGGGCTGACACAAACACATGCCAGTCCAgccacacacgtcactcagataCAGCCTTCGCACATCTGCACCAAATCACTACACGCAGCCTCAACACACATCGATACACACAGCTTTGAACACGCATCACCACTCACAGCCCTGAATCTCACAaccagccaacacacacacacatatatacagtgccttcggaaagtattcagaccccttgactttttgaacattttgttaccttacagccttattctaaaatggactaaaAAATAATAATCCTCAACAATCTACAAACACAAAccttttcaaaataaaaaacagaaatacatgatTTAGATAAGTACTTAGACCCTTTCCTTTAAGACTcaaagttgagctcaggtgcatcctgtttacattggTCCTTCCTTCCTTGgtccatccttgagatgtttctacaacttgattggagtccacctgtggcaaattcaattgattggacatgatttggaaaggcacacacctgtctatataaggtcccacagttgacagtgcatgtcagagcaaaaaccaagccatgaggttgaaggaattgtctgtagagctccgagacaggattgtgtcgaggcacagatctagggaggGGTACGAAAAAACCTCTGCAGAATTCTTCaatagaagtttggaaccaccaagacacttcctagagctggccgccctgccaaacagagcaatcgggtgagaagggccttggtcagagaggtgacatAGAgcccgatagtcactctgacagagctctagagttcctctgtggaggtgggagaaccttccagaaggacaaccatctctgcagcactccaccaatcaggcggtagccactcctcattaaaagacacatgacagcccacttggagtttgccaaaaggcacctaaagactctcagaccatgagaaacaagatgctctggtctgatgaaaccaagattgaactctttggcctgaatgccaagcgtcacgtctggaggaaacctggcatcatccctacggtgaagcatggtggtggcagcatcatgctgcggggatgtttttcagcagcagggactgggagagtagtcaggatagagggaaagatgaacggagcaaagtacagagagatccttgatgaaaatcttctccagagcgctcaggacctcagtctggggtgaaggttcaccttccaacaggacagtgcaggagtggctttgggacaagtctctgaatgtccttgagtggcccagccaaagcccggacttgaacctaatcgaacatctctggagacctgaaaataactgtgcagcatcgttccccatccaacctgacagagtttgagaggatctgcagagaagaatgagagaaactcccaaaatacaggtgtgccaagtttgtagcgtcatacccaagaagaatcaaggctgtcatcgctgccaaaggtgcttcaacaaagtactgagtgaagggtctgaatacttatgtaaatgtaattttttcagtttttttattttgtataaattaacaaaaaatcctaaaaacctgtttttgctttgtcatttcggggtattgtgcgtagattgatgaggggaaaaaaagattgaatacattttagaataaggctgtaatgtaacaaaatgtggaaaagtcaatgggtctgaatactttcagaaggcaccgTATGCACACAAACGTACACGTACACACAGCGCGTGGATGCCGACCTTGGAGTGTTGTGTAGGGCTGCTGGTGTAGCCTGGCGTTCTGTAGGCATGTCTCTCTAACTCGGCTGTGGGAGTCTTGGAGCGGCCAGGTGCAGCCAGCCCAGACAATAGCTTCCTAGCCGCTGCAgatacaacacagagacacagtattAGGGGTGGACAGCTCTCGCCCACTTACTCTTTCTCAATCATTGTTTCTCAGTCCTCCCCCAGTGGTCACTGCACAGTGAATATCCTTACGTTGCTTGTTCGTAGTGGGCTGGGGGCTGACTCCGCGTGGGGCCCGGGGCAAGCTGGGGGCCTGTAGGCTCGCCTGGTACAGAGAGTCTAActctgacagctccttgcagggCGACCCCACCACAGGGTCAGGCTGGGAGTTGTAGAAGCAGGTCATGTTCTCTGCCCAGTGATCCACTGGCATGGCCGCACCTGACCTGTAGTCCCCAGGCGCTGGGGAAGGGGCCCGCCCTGGTCGGCTTGGGGCGGGTGGAGGGTAGTGGGAGTCTGTGGGAGGGGTGTAGAAAGGGGAGTCGACAGCATCCGGCCGGCCCAGGCTCAAGCCGGACCAGTTCcgggtgggagggggaggagggccgAGTCTGGAGGTGTTGGAGGAGGTAGGGTTCTGATGGgcaggagggggctgagagggACCCAGGGAAGGCGGTCTGGGGCAGACATTCTCCATGTTGGCGTGGCTGACTGgagagggtgtcctggggtgggggtgtggggtGGGCAGAGTCTGGGCTGCGGGGTTACTGTTCCAGTGAGGGGATGCAGCTGGCTTGTAGTTGGGCAGAGCTGGGGGCTGGTCATGGCCTCCCTCAGTATGGCTCTCGTCCCAGCCGTCCACGCACAGGGCAGGCAGGGACATGGCAGCGTGCTTGTGGAGAGGTCTCACATGAGGGAGCACGCCTGACATATCCAGTCCTTCCCAGCGCCCCCTCGCCTCCGCCACGTACCCCCCTGTGGTTGACCCTGTTTGAGGGCTTGGGGGCATAGAGACAGGGGGGTGGCTCGAGGGCTCAGGGAGTGAGtttgtactggaggggaggggctTAACGTGGAGAGGAGAAGGCATGCTTCTGGTGGCTTCCAGGACTGCTTGCGGTTGGTCCTCCTGGGCATCCATCAACAGTATTTTGATTGGGACAGACTGTTCACTaggaaggaggaggaaagaggctCATGTTATGGGCTGGTTGGTGAATCACAGCCAGGCATCTCTCATATGTCTGAGCCCTGAAACAGTGGAGGGGTTTGTGTTGTCGgtctaaaatgtgtgtgtgtgtgtgtgtgtgtgtgtgtgtgtgtgtgtgtgtgtgtgtgtgtgtgtgtgtgtgtgtgtgtgtgtgtgtgtgtgtgtgtgagtttactGTGCGTGTGAACGTGTGTCATGTTCCTGTAACAGATCTTTATGGGCTTTGGTACAGGCTAGCCCAGGGGACGGCTGGGTTGGCTCAGAACCGGACCCCTGGGAAAGGCACTCGTGTCTGTGGACCCCCTTGGCTCCTGGCCTCACAGCAACCCCCACaagactaaacacacacacaaccctccctccACAAAACACAGCAGCGTTAGCTGCATTGTCACTGAATACGATGTGGCATTAGCAAATATTAGTACATCTTCAAACACAAGGGTCAAATTGTGTGTGAGGAAAAAAACATGTTGGATTAATGGGTAGATGAAGGATAACATCAGCAAACTGATAAAACTCCAAATATATAAGCCTACTTTGAATAACCTAGGTTCAATGAAATGAAACAGCATTTCTCGCTTTGTATGCAAAATCAATGGTATTTTTCCTATATTACCCGCAAGGCATTTTGCATGTTAAAGAATAAACCAGGACTGTGTGATCCCTTGTTCCACTCCTTCCAGAGCCACATGAGGAACTCAGCCAGGAGTGTGGGCTGAACAGGGCAGGTGAGCTGGGGGACGGGAgtcacaggacacagacaggagacagtgcTGGTACCTGGGGGGCTcctggggacagggacagggctgaTCCTGCTCCTCTGTCTGCTCCTGATCCTGTTGCTGAGGTCTGtcttcctgctgctgctgttgcatgCGCTGCTGCAGGCCCCGCGCTCTCCTCATGCACTTTTGCAGCCGGGCCTCAGCCACTGTCCTGCTATGGGTGTTAGCGCCGCCCTCATGCATGGGAAGCCTGAGTTTAGCTTCAGGGCGGAAAAAAGGGAAGGAAAgcagaaaagaaaaaaagaaaaatgcaGAAAATAAAGAGCTGAGTTATGGAGATGCATGAAAAACACTTGGCACAAAACTAAATCATAGGATTAGACTTGAAATAATGGGGGTGGGGTTTGGGAGGGGAGGGTTTTGGGGTCGAGGAAAACAAAACGGGCACCACGCTTGGTACATTAAAATGGACACAAGCTAGGGAAATGAATATCCACAGTGACACTTAAAAGACGCAATTCATATAGCACAATGGTTAAATCATATCGAATAATGTTAAATTAATCAAAGTGAATTATGTTAAGCCCAAAAACTTAAATTGATGGTTTTAAGTTGAGCCCTTCCCTAGGCGCAATATCTAAGAAGGCTGAGAAGAAACTAAAGGCTGCTCCTTGGTATTTTGACTCATACTGTATCGTGGCAGCTGAATTGAGAAATACAGAAGCTCATTTTCTTGGTTAGCTGGCCAAATATCTTTAGTTCAGACGCTTTTAGTACTCGACTTGACTTGCTGTAGATCTTAAACGGAGAAATGGGGTTTGTGGGACAAGGGTTCACTGGGGTGCCTGACAggggaaactgtgtgtgtgtgtgtgtgtgtgtgtgtgtgtgtgtgtgtgtgtgtgtgagagagttggGTGTTTGTGAGCATTCCTCCGTGGACGAGTCAGAAGTATAATACACACATTCAATGTCCAAGACGCTCACGACAGAGACAGTGATACTGTGAAAGTCACATCAATACACAGACATACTAGGAAATGAGGACAAACAGACAAGAGACACACACCATACTAACAGACTCACTGGCATGTTGACATAACAGACCGAGGACACATTGTCCTAACTGAGCCTTTGGGAGGCTTGGTTGTCATAGCGCTGGGTTCCCCACCCCCTTCCACCCCCTGACCCGTCCCTCTCCGCACCGCCAGGCAGGCAGGCTAGTAACCACGGTGATGGGTAAACACGCCGACGACTCGCCTCGTTTCATTATCATCAGACAGAGACGGTTGGTAGACAGAGGGCTGCCGACCTTTTCAGCCTTCTCAAACTTGTGTTTAGACAGACCAAATTGTCCCTTCCCCTTGTCGTTCCTCATTCAAGACTGCTCCTCACGTTGCTGGGCTTTTATTTTAGGTTTAGGCCTCTTATTGTAAGTGTGACTAGACAGAAAGCACAAATGTCATAATATTTGGATAGAACAAGAGCTACAGTTGAGGGCACTAGAAAGTTAGGGTTTTGTAATAAACTATCGCTAGGAGACGATAGAACACCACACTGCACAAGCGTTGTGGCAATTATCCTTCCGATACAGTGGCACAAGTTAGCCTTTCAGGTATGGCCTACTCATTTGACTGGTTCAAACCAAGTGACTCTGTGGCCTGGAAGTAGATAGTTGTCCAACACCAAGGTCAAAATTACCCTTCTTGTAGCATTCACATTATTAAAAATGtataaatatgatttttttttttaaacaacaacattttagtcatttagtagacactcttataCACAGTGACTTACAATTAGGGCATCTTAAGGTAActgggtgagacaaccacatcacagtcgtagcaagtacattttccctcaatcAAGTAGTTACCATGACCAGCATCATGCTAGCAGTTAGCATGGCTGTCTTATGCACAACAGTGGTGAGGACTACAGGTGAAACCAacagaggcacacagacagacacagggacacagacagacacagggacacagacagacacagggacacagacaggtcGGTGGTGGTACAGTGTTATAGCGGGGCGACTGGGCTGGCAGCAGGCACAGGGAGGCAGTTTAAGGCTACTTACACATAGCTTCATTAACCACTGACAGAGCGGCAGACACATCGCCAGCCTGCTCCAGACGCAGA
Above is a genomic segment from Oncorhynchus masou masou isolate Uvic2021 chromosome 23, UVic_Omas_1.1, whole genome shotgun sequence containing:
- the usp54a gene encoding inactive ubiquitin carboxyl-terminal hydrolase 54a isoform X3, whose protein sequence is MEDSCIFCALKSIFAQFQFSSEKVLPSDALRSALAKTFQDEQRFQLGIMDDAAECFENILMRIHFHISDETKEDICTAKHCIPHQKFAMTLFEQCVCSSCGASSDPLPFIQMVHYISTTSLCNQAVRMLECRDKPTPDMFGELLRNASTVGDLRNCPSNCGEKLRIRRVLMNSPEIITIGLVWDSDHSDLAEDVIHSLGTCLRLGDLFYRVTDDKAKQAELYLVGMVCYYGKHYSTFFFQTKIRKWMYFDDAHVKEIGPKWKDVVSRCIKGHYQPLLLLYADPRGTPVSVQDLPSRLDLHHFNKAYYDSEDSGREPSISSDTRTDSSTDSYSYKYSQSHHESMASHFSSDSQGTVICNPDNDAASHSSLETTGQVADLGPVQCHSLRKGGTVDRKGGASDRRRSSSRPRRLEERSRGSKTDEATSAGYHSEGETLKEQQAPRTATKSSSSSRLRDFKETMSNIIHSRPLSASSSGSGALGGLGVEPGAATKSRDWEADSTSSESKSSSSGGRYRPAWRPRREVLNIDSIFSREKRRQAGYSPLGATLPEDSGAPAEGSTGSVTGKGQGPFGNMASSWTLPTPRGHKMEQQPPRLIQRMESGYESSERNSNSPVSLDMPLSEGPNAANAHRDTGLKKPSSPGSGPSWRTVPKSKSSSALLQDVKASCRGNSHVSLAEEGRSELDELQEEVARRAREQELQRRKEKEKEAALGFNPRPSKFMDLDELQNQGKGDSFERCVPDAEVLLDQSLRLEQAGDVSAALSVVNEAMSKLRLPMHEGGANTHSRTVAEARLQKCMRRARGLQQRMQQQQQEDRPQQQDQEQTEEQDQPCPCPQEPPSEQSVPIKILLMDAQEDQPQAVLEATRSMPSPLHVKPLPSSTNSLPEPSSHPPVSMPPSPQTGSTTGGYVAEARGRWEGLDMSGVLPHVRPLHKHAAMSLPALCVDGWDESHTEGGHDQPPALPNYKPAASPHWNSNPAAQTLPTPHPHPRTPSPVSHANMENVCPRPPSLGPSQPPPAHQNPTSSNTSRLGPPPPPTRNWSGLSLGRPDAVDSPFYTPPTDSHYPPPAPSRPGRAPSPAPGDYRSGAAMPVDHWAENMTCFYNSQPDPVVGSPCKELSELDSLYQASLQAPSLPRAPRGVSPQPTTNKQPARKLLSGLAAPGRSKTPTAELERHAYRTPGYTSSPTQHSKPGSCERSLADDENYSAENLRRIARSLSGTVIGGRPEHLAPSRSFEPPVTRMPKHADPRVTARHSSTSSLHLPPSSTHLSPPEPQHQYVHNNHHYSPPALSQHPPQQAARPPPSGPYLGRSGDHQKGDQFLAVFDGGEAFSRENYHSVALSYGTLPRAPRRAPPSGSSSLPQPREGPSPGPGLGYYSHPDTGYATLSHPRRSAPPRGTINGYRQPPQPSRINAILPTRLPPQHHPAYHQLSNETSTQPLRLDVPPDVDWRTPDYRMVPPSMPMRDLHPLHQHTQKPDQPRMRASSHCPGSAPLCSLCQQLPTEPSRHYCQSCGAYMARLRPAS